In a single window of the Caproicibacterium sp. BJN0003 genome:
- a CDS encoding YicC/YloC family endoribonuclease, with protein sequence MLKSMTGFGRMEAVKNGREISVEIKSVNHRYFEFSSRISRGYDFLESKLKAYLQQKLFRGKVEAFISIETLQDTAAQVHVNYPLAESYLKSLRELRDRYDLRDDISVMAVSRYPDILTVEHEPEDEEALWNDVKEVAEGALGALLAMREAEGVNLKKDVLSRAECILQMVQKVEERSPQTVAEYNEKLIARLHEILGDTTVDEERLLTEAAIFADKVAVAEETVRLRSHFDQFKKLLDSEGPIGRKLDFLVQEMNREANTIGSKACDTQIAYLVVDIKAEIEKIREQIQNIE encoded by the coding sequence TTGCTAAAAAGTATGACAGGCTTCGGGAGAATGGAAGCCGTAAAAAACGGAAGAGAAATTTCAGTAGAGATCAAGTCGGTTAATCACCGCTATTTTGAGTTTTCCTCTCGTATCAGCCGTGGATATGATTTCTTGGAAAGTAAACTAAAAGCATATCTTCAGCAAAAACTTTTTCGAGGAAAGGTAGAGGCCTTTATTTCTATTGAAACGCTGCAGGATACCGCAGCGCAAGTACATGTTAATTATCCGCTTGCGGAAAGCTATCTAAAGTCTCTAAGAGAGCTGCGTGACCGCTATGATCTTCGGGACGATATTTCTGTGATGGCAGTCTCGCGTTATCCGGATATTCTAACAGTTGAGCATGAGCCGGAAGATGAAGAAGCGCTCTGGAATGATGTTAAAGAAGTTGCAGAAGGTGCCCTTGGTGCTTTGCTTGCTATGCGGGAAGCAGAAGGCGTTAATCTTAAAAAAGATGTTCTTTCCCGCGCAGAGTGTATTTTACAGATGGTTCAGAAAGTCGAAGAACGTTCTCCTCAAACAGTGGCGGAATACAATGAAAAGTTGATTGCCAGACTGCATGAAATATTGGGGGATACAACTGTTGATGAGGAACGCCTTTTGACGGAAGCTGCTATTTTTGCAGATAAAGTGGCCGTGGCGGAAGAAACAGTCCGGCTGCGCAGCCATTTTGATCAGTTTAAAAAGCTTTTAGATTCAGAAGGGCCGATTGGCCGAAAACTGGATTTTTTGGTGCAGGAAATGAACCGAGAAGCAAATACAATCGGTTCCAAAGCATGCGATACACAAATTGCTTATCTTGTAGTAGATATTAAAGCAGAAATCGAAAAAATTCGGGAACAGATTCAGAACATCGAATAG
- a CDS encoding carboxyl transferase domain-containing protein, which yields MSIAGNADLKQACDAAGKTRGHQLLESLFDKGTFHEIGRFSKSGETYTEACAGFGTVEGCPLYAFAQDSDVNGGAMSKAQAEKVRKIYALAVKTGAPIVGIFDSIGGKLVEKGDLLSAYGEILRDANNLSGVVPQISLVLGPCIGTSAMIAAGADFIVMSKKGQLTIAPNGEGGFSQEAAENGIVALVKDSEEEAIKAVRQLIIKLPSNNLEPAAFMEESEAVSVPSVENTAKEAAKAVASKDSIMELSPDFGKDVFTAFSGVGIGTTVGLVSYDGELTEDDCVKAARFIRFCDAFSIPVVSFVNAKGFLSLRAASMLSSAYAEATVSKVTIAVGDAYGPVYIAVAGKGANADSVVAWPQAVISALAPETAAVFLWNDKLKDSKNSISDRKKMIEEYRATEASPLQAAAQGLIENVIEPEETRSQIQKDLTMLSGKRVHTFPKKHNNIQL from the coding sequence AGGAGAAACTTATACGGAAGCTTGCGCCGGATTTGGAACAGTTGAGGGTTGCCCTCTTTATGCTTTTGCCCAAGATAGCGATGTAAATGGTGGAGCTATGAGTAAGGCACAGGCAGAAAAAGTTCGCAAAATTTATGCGCTGGCAGTAAAAACAGGAGCTCCGATTGTAGGCATTTTTGATTCCATTGGAGGCAAGCTGGTAGAAAAAGGGGACTTGCTTTCCGCTTATGGGGAGATTTTGCGCGATGCAAATAATCTTTCCGGTGTTGTTCCGCAGATTTCGCTGGTCCTGGGCCCTTGCATTGGAACTTCAGCAATGATTGCAGCAGGTGCGGACTTTATAGTGATGAGTAAAAAAGGACAGCTTACTATTGCACCAAACGGAGAGGGCGGGTTTTCTCAGGAAGCTGCTGAAAATGGCATTGTGGCGCTTGTCAAAGACTCCGAAGAGGAAGCTATAAAGGCTGTTCGTCAATTGATTATAAAACTGCCGTCCAATAATTTGGAACCGGCTGCTTTTATGGAAGAATCTGAAGCAGTTTCTGTACCGTCTGTAGAAAATACGGCAAAAGAAGCTGCAAAAGCAGTTGCCAGTAAAGATTCCATTATGGAGCTTTCTCCGGATTTTGGGAAAGATGTTTTTACGGCTTTTTCTGGAGTCGGAATTGGAACAACTGTAGGATTGGTTTCTTATGATGGAGAACTAACCGAAGATGATTGTGTAAAAGCCGCACGGTTTATTCGCTTTTGTGATGCATTTAGTATTCCAGTTGTTTCTTTTGTAAATGCGAAAGGATTTTTATCTTTGCGTGCAGCTTCTATGCTGAGCAGTGCCTATGCGGAAGCGACTGTATCTAAAGTAACCATTGCGGTTGGAGATGCTTATGGCCCTGTGTATATTGCAGTTGCTGGAAAAGGTGCAAATGCAGACAGTGTCGTTGCATGGCCGCAAGCTGTTATTTCTGCACTTGCTCCCGAGACAGCCGCTGTTTTTCTTTGGAATGATAAGCTGAAAGATTCGAAAAATTCTATTTCGGATCGCAAAAAAATGATTGAAGAATATCGAGCAACAGAAGCTTCTCCATTGCAGGCAGCAGCGCAGGGCTTAATTGAAAATGTGATTGAGCCGGAAGAGACCCGCAGCCAAATTCAAAAGGACTTGACGATGCTTTCTGGAAAACGTGTACATACATTTCCGAAAAAGCACAATAATATTCAGCTTTAA
- a CDS encoding oxaloacetate decarboxylase subunit alpha produces the protein MTKKIGITETVLRDAHQSLIATRMPIGDMTPILGKLDQVGFHSLECWGGATFDACLRFLDEDPWDRLRTIRKMCPNTKLQMLFRGQNMLGYRHYADDVLEYFVQRSVANGIDIIRIFDALNDIKNLKVAIKAAKKEGAHAQVAICYTTGPVFTTDYYVEYAKRIADAGADSICIKDMAALLTPYATSELVTALKKAVDLPIQLHTHYTSGLASMCLLKGIEAGADLIDTAMSPLALGTSHAPTESMVAALQGTPYDTGLDLKLLNEIREYFMGLRKKYFESGLLDQSMLATNTKALVYQVPGGMLSNLLSQLKQAGKADRMDEVLQEVPRVRKDAGYPPLVTPTSQIVGAQAVFNVITGQRYRMCTREFKDLIAGKYGTTPVPIDDAFAKSIIGDRERITCRPADLLKPELETLRQECAQWMEQEEDVLSYAQFPQVAKEFFQKRAEKKYGIDAAHANTAQQIHPV, from the coding sequence ATGACAAAAAAAATTGGTATTACAGAAACGGTCCTGCGCGATGCACATCAGTCTTTAATTGCAACCCGTATGCCTATCGGGGATATGACGCCGATCCTTGGAAAACTGGATCAGGTCGGATTTCATTCCCTAGAGTGTTGGGGCGGCGCTACGTTTGATGCCTGCCTTCGCTTCTTGGATGAAGATCCATGGGATCGTTTGCGCACAATTCGTAAGATGTGTCCGAATACAAAGCTTCAGATGCTGTTCCGTGGCCAGAATATGCTGGGCTATCGTCATTACGCTGATGATGTCTTGGAGTATTTTGTCCAGCGTTCTGTTGCAAACGGTATTGATATCATTCGTATTTTTGATGCACTCAATGATATTAAGAACCTGAAAGTTGCTATTAAGGCGGCAAAAAAAGAGGGTGCACATGCTCAGGTAGCAATTTGTTATACCACTGGCCCTGTGTTCACAACGGATTATTATGTCGAATATGCAAAGAGAATTGCGGATGCCGGTGCAGATTCTATCTGTATTAAAGATATGGCAGCCTTGCTGACTCCTTATGCAACTTCAGAACTAGTGACCGCTTTAAAGAAAGCGGTCGATCTTCCGATTCAGCTTCATACGCATTATACTTCTGGCTTGGCTTCTATGTGCTTACTTAAAGGAATCGAAGCAGGAGCTGACTTGATCGATACTGCAATGTCTCCGTTGGCACTGGGCACTTCACATGCACCGACAGAGTCCATGGTCGCAGCTTTGCAGGGGACTCCTTATGATACCGGTCTTGACTTAAAATTGCTCAATGAGATTCGTGAGTACTTCATGGGTTTGCGCAAGAAATACTTTGAAAGTGGCCTCCTTGATCAGTCCATGCTTGCAACGAACACCAAAGCGCTTGTTTATCAGGTACCGGGCGGTATGCTTTCAAATCTGCTCTCTCAGCTGAAGCAGGCAGGCAAAGCGGATCGCATGGATGAAGTGCTGCAGGAAGTTCCGCGTGTTAGAAAAGATGCCGGATACCCGCCGCTCGTTACGCCGACTTCTCAGATCGTAGGAGCACAAGCTGTTTTTAACGTGATTACCGGACAGCGTTATAGAATGTGCACAAGAGAATTTAAAGATTTGATTGCAGGAAAATATGGTACTACACCGGTGCCGATTGACGATGCTTTCGCAAAATCTATTATTGGTGATCGCGAAAGAATTACCTGTCGCCCGGCAGATCTTTTGAAACCGGAACTCGAAACCCTCAGACAAGAGTGCGCACAGTGGATGGAGCAGGAAGAAGATGTTCTTTCCTATGCACAGTTCCCACAGGTTGCAAAAGAATTCTTCCAGAAACGTGCAGAAAAGAAATATGGGATTGATGCTGCACATGCAAATACTGCACAGCAAATTCATCCGGTCTAA
- a CDS encoding biotin/lipoyl-containing protein — MKNLKITVNGIAYDVQVEEVNGTFAAAPVIAPAPQYKPVPMPRPVAAPVPVAAAPIAPVPVKASSVSAAKPSGNAETVESPLPGNVMSINVKPGDSVKAGQVLLMLEAMKMENEIVAPHDATIKNVCVNKGDTVDAGAPLVIIC; from the coding sequence ATGAAAAATCTGAAAATCACGGTAAATGGAATTGCTTATGACGTTCAGGTGGAAGAGGTTAATGGAACGTTTGCTGCAGCTCCAGTCATTGCACCGGCTCCTCAGTATAAGCCCGTGCCGATGCCTCGCCCGGTAGCTGCTCCTGTTCCCGTGGCTGCTGCTCCTATTGCTCCAGTTCCGGTAAAAGCTTCGTCAGTATCCGCTGCCAAGCCTTCTGGGAATGCAGAAACAGTTGAAAGCCCGCTCCCGGGAAATGTGATGAGTATCAATGTTAAACCTGGGGACTCTGTCAAAGCAGGACAGGTCCTTTTAATGCTTGAAGCTATGAAGATGGAAAACGAAATTGTTGCACCTCATGATGCAACAATTAAGAACGTGTGTGTAAACAAAGGGGATACTGTTGACGCAGGTGCTCCCCTTGTAATTATTTGCTGA